One segment of Oreochromis niloticus isolate F11D_XX linkage group LG8, O_niloticus_UMD_NMBU, whole genome shotgun sequence DNA contains the following:
- the LOC109203204 gene encoding G2/M phase-specific E3 ubiquitin-protein ligase, with the protein MFIKFNDDAGSFEEGLDTGGPRREFLTLLMGSLRNRPIFDGPPESRYLVYNSRAARQDEYFLAGKMIAVSIVHGGPAPHFLSKNLVNHITGNQSFSATVEDVQDEEITKVLHQVLKAESEESLHNLILQNSTIFQTAGCLRNVKPCEKQAFVEEYLRWYILERNQSVIQRFKDGLESLNF; encoded by the exons ATGTTCATCAAGtttaatgatgatgctggcaGCTTTGAAGAAGGTTTGGATACAGGTGGCCCGAGGCGTGAATTCCTCACACTTCTTATGGGCAGTCTGAGAAATCGCCCCATCTTTGATGGACCTCCAGAGAGCCGTTATCTTGTATATAATTCAAGAG CTGCCAGGCAAGATGAGTACTTTTTAGCAGGAAAGATGATCGCTGTATCCATTGTGCATGGGGGACCAGCACCACATTTCCTCTCCAAGAACCTGGTCAACCACATCACAGGGAATCAGAGTTTCAGCGCCACTGTAGAAGATGTGCAAGATGAGGAGATCACAAAAGTTCTACATCAG gtcCTGAAAGCTGAATCAGAGGAGTCTTTGCATAATCTTATTTTGCAAAACAGCACAATCTTCCAAACTGCTGGATGCCTCAGAAACGTCAAGCCTTGTGAGAAACAAGCATTTGTGGAGGAGTACCTCAGATGGTACATCCTTGAAAGAAACCAAAGTGTCATTCAACG